The following proteins are co-located in the Spirochaetota bacterium genome:
- a CDS encoding GGDEF domain-containing protein, with protein MPLEKDIPSRNRFKTLFRDLDKSIKIINEFSEFLKLLDLREVEILKVMMVRFMIEATNSESGGLIEIKESEPEFTEIFQYKSNRIIDKDFSSVSGKIQPDSFEGITLETTIKRKIPTLFEDESIKSSVLASITKVSPSSIIQVPVILEDRVEYVIELLKKSNRKKHTFSEGDISSLSIISNIASAIFTNAQLFNSAIHDNLTGLYNIHYFKNLVLEEMMKVMKFKTNFSLAIMDLDHFKNINDTYGHSVGDEALKFFSKVIRQEIKRSSDIVARYGGDEFISAFPSTDANGAYLICSRIRDKLNSELFSVSDTISIKITPSIGIAEISQDEISNAKSEIDLFRQLFLKADTALYNSKKTGRNRVTVFSPNMSLIQIREL; from the coding sequence ATGCCTCTTGAGAAGGACATACCTAGTAGAAATAGATTTAAGACTCTCTTTAGAGATTTGGATAAATCCATCAAGATAATAAACGAGTTTTCCGAATTTCTCAAACTACTTGACCTTAGAGAAGTAGAAATACTAAAAGTGATGATGGTAAGGTTCATGATAGAAGCAACCAACTCAGAATCTGGTGGATTGATAGAAATAAAGGAAAGCGAACCTGAATTTACTGAGATATTTCAGTACAAGAGCAACAGAATAATAGACAAGGATTTCTCATCTGTTTCAGGCAAGATACAACCAGATAGTTTTGAAGGAATAACACTTGAAACTACAATAAAGAGAAAAATTCCTACACTGTTTGAGGATGAGTCAATAAAAAGTTCTGTCCTAGCGAGTATAACGAAAGTTTCACCATCTTCAATAATTCAAGTTCCTGTAATACTAGAAGATAGAGTTGAGTATGTAATTGAACTTCTGAAGAAGAGTAATAGAAAAAAACATACATTCTCGGAAGGGGATATCTCCAGTCTTTCAATAATCTCCAACATTGCTTCAGCGATATTTACTAATGCGCAATTATTCAACAGTGCAATCCACGATAATCTCACGGGTCTATACAACATTCACTATTTTAAAAACCTCGTTCTGGAAGAGATGATGAAAGTTATGAAGTTCAAGACAAATTTCTCACTAGCAATTATGGACCTAGATCACTTTAAGAATATAAACGATACTTATGGTCATAGCGTTGGAGATGAGGCTCTAAAATTCTTCTCAAAGGTTATAAGACAAGAAATCAAAAGATCATCAGATATTGTCGCTAGGTATGGTGGCGATGAGTTTATATCTGCTTTTCCATCCACTGATGCAAACGGTGCTTATCTTATATGTTCAAGGATAAGAGATAAACTTAATTCAGAGTTATTCAGTGTTAGTGATACTATCTCAATAAAAATAACACCAAGCATAGGAATTGCTGAAATATCTCAAGATGAAATATCTAACGCAAAATCGGAAATAGACCTATTCAGACAACTATTCCTAAAAGCAGACACTGCACTCTACAACTCCAAAAAGACAGGTAGAAACAGAGTGACAGTCTTTTCACCAAATATGTCTCTAATCCAAATAAGAGAATTATAA
- the dprA gene encoding DNA-processing protein DprA: MKSEEIIFLNLLGIGFKRYSYIKQNFGSITNIPSSYYEEVSRILKIDKEILEKSGKGLIEDKVKNLLKDNQKFGIGVVTIEDDVYPLRLKDLPDRPILLYYKGDIKILNSSVSCAIVGTRRNDELGKVYTKNLVDMLVSNSVLVVSGLARGIDIIAHRRVIERRGQTVAVLANGLDQVYPPEHKKEFLEISENGCLVSEYPIGVRPLKRNFFIRNRIVSGLSDVVVVVQAPEKSGAMITAKYALKQKRTLFAIPGNIENPLHRGCNILMREGAIPLIDYKDVLEELGYKSVQTNLFHTGDHSLSEEEKFIYSLITKNVTIDEISEITGMPVSSVYPILLSLEVKGLILQNVGGTFSRVIS, from the coding sequence ATGAAAAGTGAGGAGATAATATTTCTAAATCTTCTAGGTATTGGGTTCAAGAGGTACTCTTACATAAAGCAGAATTTTGGATCAATTACTAATATCCCTTCATCTTATTATGAGGAGGTATCAAGGATTCTAAAGATAGACAAGGAGATATTAGAAAAATCAGGTAAAGGTCTAATTGAAGATAAAGTTAAAAATCTTTTGAAGGACAACCAAAAATTTGGAATAGGGGTTGTGACTATTGAAGATGATGTTTATCCTTTAAGACTGAAAGATTTACCTGACAGACCTATTTTGCTTTACTACAAGGGTGATATAAAGATTCTCAACTCAAGTGTGAGTTGTGCAATCGTGGGGACGAGAAGAAATGACGAACTAGGCAAGGTATACACTAAAAATCTTGTTGATATGTTAGTTAGTAACAGTGTGTTGGTAGTAAGTGGATTGGCAAGAGGTATAGACATAATAGCACATCGCAGAGTTATAGAAAGGAGAGGGCAAACCGTTGCAGTCTTGGCAAACGGTTTGGATCAGGTTTATCCACCAGAGCACAAAAAGGAGTTTCTAGAGATTTCTGAAAATGGGTGTTTAGTATCAGAGTATCCTATAGGAGTAAGACCTCTCAAGAGGAATTTCTTTATAAGGAACCGCATAGTAAGTGGTCTTTCGGATGTAGTAGTTGTAGTCCAAGCACCGGAAAAGTCTGGAGCGATGATAACTGCAAAGTATGCTTTGAAACAGAAAAGAACACTTTTTGCCATACCTGGCAACATTGAAAATCCATTACATAGAGGATGTAATATTCTAATGAGGGAAGGTGCCATACCTTTGATAGATTACAAAGATGTTCTAGAGGAATTAGGCTACAAAAGTGTTCAGACTAACTTATTTCATACAGGTGATCATAGTCTGTCCGAGGAGGAAAAGTTTATATACTCATTGATAACAAAGAATGTAACGATTGATGAGATTTCAGAAATCACTGGTATGCCAGTAAGTTCTGTATACCCGATACTTCTCTCTCTTGAGGTTAAAGGACTTATATTACAAAATGTTGGTGGAACGTTCTCTAGAGTTATTTCGTAG
- a CDS encoding tetratricopeptide repeat protein, whose translation MRVVLILLAVSAFLNLSRLEAFARSLYSTYISEGMSFYKMGEYDRAIENFTKAYELNALDPLPYRMIGLCHYRKNNLDEALKYLSISLTLEEDNNIITLSIIGNIYYKQKKYNNAVIVYDRLSSLTNSAFVYFRLMNSLENVGRLEEAMSVGEKFLSSPVWGDFDEKIFKSELRSIYVKLGNKYKKEGLNDKAEKLFTKAKNLN comes from the coding sequence ATGAGAGTAGTTTTAATTTTGCTAGCGGTCTCTGCGTTTTTGAATTTGAGTAGGCTTGAAGCATTTGCAAGGAGTCTATATTCAACATACATCTCCGAAGGAATGTCATTCTACAAAATGGGTGAATATGATAGAGCGATTGAAAACTTCACGAAGGCTTACGAATTGAATGCATTGGACCCACTTCCCTACAGGATGATAGGTCTCTGCCACTACCGAAAGAATAACCTTGACGAGGCATTAAAATACTTATCTATATCTCTAACTCTGGAAGAAGATAACAACATAATAACACTTTCAATAATAGGCAACATATATTACAAGCAGAAGAAGTATAACAACGCAGTTATAGTTTATGATAGGCTTTCTAGTCTAACTAACTCCGCTTTTGTGTATTTTAGGTTGATGAACTCTCTTGAGAATGTTGGTAGGTTGGAAGAGGCCATGAGTGTAGGTGAGAAATTTCTTTCATCACCTGTTTGGGGAGACTTTGACGAAAAGATATTCAAATCAGAACTCAGAAGTATTTATGTGAAATTAGGCAACAAATACAAGAAAGAGGGATTGAATGATAAGGCAGAAAAATTATTTACAAAGGCTAAAAACTTAAACTAG
- a CDS encoding T9SS type A sorting domain-containing protein, whose translation MKFGVQTLVVIVSMILISSVYPFVMTNNILTIDFSPSTTNLIYDRFNVSILPPPNSSLVLGSANASFKVTNIIINKSKMERFQTMFISVNLSPSTTVEGLIMDGTRGTIITNFQLTSSKKNYFFDLLNIVPSMVSNIYLVFYSSSYSPIGGHFYIISITKQVSLEKEVPENEVSVYPNPLLLANDNLKIGINLPNPSRISLAIFDSVGNIVKTIVRDNLFEEGIHVFEWDGKDDRGKEVSSGKYVVFLKTERSQSSRTFIVIR comes from the coding sequence ATGAAATTTGGAGTTCAAACGCTTGTAGTTATTGTATCAATGATTCTAATCTCATCTGTCTATCCATTTGTGATGACGAATAATATACTAACAATAGACTTCTCTCCTTCAACAACTAATCTGATATATGACAGATTTAATGTATCAATACTACCTCCCCCAAATTCCTCTTTGGTTTTAGGATCTGCTAATGCTAGTTTCAAGGTAACAAACATAATAATAAACAAGTCTAAAATGGAACGATTCCAAACGATGTTTATAAGCGTGAATTTATCACCATCAACAACGGTTGAGGGACTGATAATGGATGGAACAAGAGGGACAATCATAACTAATTTCCAACTTACATCTTCTAAGAAGAATTATTTCTTTGATTTACTCAATATAGTGCCAAGTATGGTTAGTAATATATACTTAGTGTTCTATTCGTCATCATATTCTCCTATTGGAGGGCACTTTTATATCATATCCATTACGAAGCAAGTTTCACTTGAAAAGGAAGTTCCTGAGAATGAAGTAAGTGTTTATCCTAATCCGCTCTTACTTGCGAACGACAATTTAAAGATCGGTATAAACCTTCCAAACCCTTCTCGTATATCACTGGCAATCTTTGATAGTGTAGGTAATATTGTAAAAACAATAGTTAGAGATAATCTGTTTGAGGAAGGTATTCATGTTTTTGAATGGGATGGTAAAGATGATAGAGGAAAGGAAGTTTCTTCTGGTAAGTATGTGGTATTTTTGAAAACTGAAAGATCTCAAAGTTCTAGGACATTTATCGTTATAAGATAA
- a CDS encoding BatA domain-containing protein — MIEVINPFLWGLAFSLIPIFIYVYKLITRKTFILPTLKVIKEEKKSLGFNLNIEILKMLLRALIITLIVFIFSQPIISNVQDEEKSNLILIDTTYSSRNNFYSYTRYLKEYLSSLPQEEEIIILDTSGIEISGIRDEVKEKLRLYLPRVSKIDSKFLKRVKELSSSKRIIVLTDGQESFVKSVKDLGIQNFQIVKFPYSIPYGTIRFSIWNRVGRIVDVKYEIVTKEECLAEIVLLSANRSKLLFSSKVEGKRVGEVSVEGGNGLAFIKGILISSHKTNEFIEPIYFFDERVEIVSSERITNLEVAFRSLGFEIARNSEVKLIIAKYLNSDLLRNSILIPSGYDAKFLVRGQNIFSSPNQDRSIKMVDYFSTMSIISFTNLNLPNEIEFYGFNGTPVVAYDSRNNNLILLGLLNYQDPSLPWFVKELTELFLVGTKYSFEDNMLHSIETNITGVNVKYLIAKTPEDEISGLVENISGQVSDRISLGLVVFILLVGVMVLERVI; from the coding sequence ATGATTGAGGTGATTAACCCATTCCTTTGGGGACTTGCCTTCTCTCTTATACCAATTTTTATATACGTCTACAAACTAATAACCAGAAAAACATTCATACTTCCTACACTAAAGGTAATAAAGGAAGAAAAAAAATCGCTAGGCTTTAATCTGAATATAGAGATTCTCAAGATGCTACTTAGGGCTTTAATAATAACACTTATCGTTTTTATATTCTCACAACCTATCATATCTAATGTTCAGGATGAAGAGAAATCAAATCTTATTCTGATTGATACAACTTACAGTTCAAGAAACAACTTCTACTCCTACACAAGATACCTAAAAGAATACCTATCTTCACTACCTCAAGAGGAAGAAATTATCATACTTGACACATCTGGTATTGAGATATCGGGGATTAGGGATGAAGTAAAAGAGAAGTTGAGGTTGTATCTTCCAAGGGTATCTAAGATTGATAGCAAGTTTCTAAAAAGAGTGAAAGAATTATCTAGCAGCAAGAGAATTATTGTTTTAACTGATGGTCAGGAGAGTTTTGTTAAATCTGTCAAAGATTTAGGTATTCAAAACTTTCAAATTGTGAAGTTTCCTTACTCTATACCTTATGGAACTATTAGGTTTTCAATTTGGAATAGGGTTGGTAGGATTGTGGATGTTAAGTATGAGATAGTTACGAAGGAAGAATGTCTAGCAGAGATAGTTCTACTATCAGCAAACAGGTCAAAATTACTATTCTCGTCAAAGGTTGAAGGAAAGAGGGTAGGGGAGGTTAGTGTTGAAGGGGGTAATGGTCTTGCATTTATAAAAGGTATATTAATTTCTTCACACAAAACTAACGAGTTTATAGAACCTATATACTTCTTTGATGAGAGAGTAGAGATAGTTTCTTCAGAGAGAATTACTAACTTGGAAGTTGCTTTTAGGTCGTTAGGTTTTGAGATAGCGAGAAATTCAGAGGTGAAACTTATAATTGCAAAGTATCTAAATAGCGATCTATTAAGAAACTCAATACTTATTCCATCAGGCTACGATGCTAAATTTCTTGTAAGAGGTCAGAACATATTCTCTAGTCCTAATCAGGATAGAAGCATTAAGATGGTAGATTACTTTTCAACGATGTCAATAATATCATTCACTAACCTTAACCTACCAAATGAAATTGAGTTTTATGGCTTTAATGGAACACCTGTTGTAGCATACGATAGCAGGAATAATAACCTGATACTTCTGGGACTTTTAAACTATCAAGACCCAAGCTTACCTTGGTTTGTTAAAGAGCTTACTGAACTATTTTTGGTTGGAACGAAATATAGTTTTGAAGATAATATGCTACATAGCATTGAGACTAATATTACTGGTGTAAATGTTAAGTATTTGATCGCCAAAACTCCTGAAGATGAGATTTCGGGATTAGTTGAGAATATTTCAGGTCAAGTATCAGATAGGATTAGTTTGGGATTGGTTGTATTTATACTATTGGTTGGAGTTATGGTATTGGAGAGAGTAATATGA